Proteins encoded together in one Chitinophaga sp. LS1 window:
- a CDS encoding TonB-dependent siderophore receptor, whose translation MQTSTIAFAGILLSCTLSVATIQAQSVSDSTVKQLSEVTINHAQRSSINKINVPLRDLPLTTTAVSSKTIEQRGTDDLGEAMKNVTGVRANNTYGGFQHFTIRGFNNFVLLIDGVRDERHNISTSAPSTNLANIERIEVLKGPASVLFGHSALGGIINMVRKRPTTEQKADFSASYGSFNTRRMRVGAGGALSKNLLYRVDAGLSATDGYRNAGVNTNNAYLALEYTPTTHDNFYLTVGANKDHYATDAGIPMLTGSKPAPGINVNTRYNDPADFLKNTTTSYQLRYTHQFSDALVLSDQLSYSDDNIDYLSTEELTFNETLDSLTRTSPLYFNHLTRPLQNQLELTYNTHTGQVEHKILAGYSYSNLDRKTYSANIYGDGLYATVAVQDPILNQGYINYTPYQYKASEETVHGLYVQEWIKLSDKLKGLVGLRYDIFRGTYFTNKVDKNRNVTERGAETKIPTTALTYRAGLVYQPLKAWSVYGSYSTYFKPSRRIANNGETFEPEDGYQGEVGTRYDITRNWSVNGSLYYMRKNNQVESIAGGGYKRVGAAESKGYEIELQGSPLAGLDVNAGYTFTLAKYLPYADKSLTNSVAGNIVALAPKHMANLWANYQLKGWSVGAGANYMSDTYTNSANTYVLHAYTTIDAALGYQFGKLGLRLNVNNLANEKYFANAIYSNQFYPGATRNYLLTLKYAL comes from the coding sequence ATGCAAACATCTACCATCGCCTTCGCCGGTATTCTGCTGTCATGTACACTGTCCGTCGCCACCATTCAGGCACAATCTGTTTCTGACAGTACTGTCAAACAATTATCTGAAGTCACCATCAATCATGCCCAACGTTCCAGCATCAACAAGATCAATGTCCCTCTCCGGGATCTGCCATTGACCACGACTGCTGTCTCTTCCAAAACCATCGAACAAAGAGGTACTGACGACCTGGGCGAAGCTATGAAAAACGTGACCGGGGTACGTGCAAACAACACCTACGGCGGTTTCCAGCACTTCACCATCCGTGGTTTTAACAACTTTGTATTGCTGATAGACGGTGTCAGAGACGAACGTCACAACATCAGCACCAGTGCGCCGAGTACCAATCTCGCGAATATTGAAAGGATCGAAGTGCTGAAAGGCCCTGCCTCTGTACTCTTCGGCCACTCTGCATTAGGCGGTATTATCAACATGGTGCGCAAACGCCCTACTACGGAGCAAAAAGCAGACTTCTCCGCCTCCTATGGCAGCTTTAATACCCGCAGAATGCGCGTAGGTGCCGGTGGTGCGCTGAGCAAAAACCTCTTATACCGCGTTGATGCAGGATTATCTGCTACGGATGGTTATCGCAATGCCGGTGTGAATACCAACAATGCATACCTAGCATTGGAATACACACCTACTACACACGATAACTTCTACCTCACCGTTGGCGCCAACAAAGATCATTACGCTACTGACGCCGGTATCCCTATGCTGACAGGTAGCAAACCAGCTCCCGGTATAAATGTAAATACCCGCTACAACGATCCGGCCGATTTTCTAAAGAACACCACCACCAGCTATCAGCTGCGCTATACTCACCAGTTCAGCGATGCATTGGTGCTCTCGGATCAACTCTCCTATTCCGATGATAATATCGACTATTTATCTACTGAAGAACTGACCTTCAATGAGACTCTCGACTCACTGACACGTACTTCTCCACTGTATTTCAATCACCTGACCAGGCCTTTGCAAAATCAGCTGGAGCTGACTTACAACACGCATACCGGTCAGGTTGAACATAAAATTCTCGCAGGCTACTCTTACAGTAATTTAGATCGCAAAACGTATAGTGCCAACATATATGGAGATGGTCTGTACGCCACTGTTGCTGTACAGGATCCTATCTTAAACCAGGGCTACATCAACTATACGCCTTATCAATACAAGGCTTCAGAAGAAACTGTTCATGGGCTGTATGTCCAGGAGTGGATAAAACTTTCCGACAAACTGAAAGGTCTTGTTGGCTTACGTTACGATATCTTCCGGGGTACATATTTCACCAACAAGGTAGATAAAAACAGGAATGTAACAGAGAGAGGTGCGGAGACAAAGATCCCTACCACTGCGCTCACTTACCGTGCAGGTCTGGTGTACCAGCCATTGAAAGCATGGTCTGTCTACGGCTCCTACTCTACTTATTTCAAGCCAAGCAGAAGGATTGCCAACAATGGCGAAACCTTCGAACCGGAAGACGGTTACCAGGGTGAAGTAGGTACCCGTTATGACATTACACGTAACTGGTCTGTGAATGGTTCCCTTTACTATATGAGAAAGAACAACCAGGTAGAAAGCATTGCCGGTGGTGGTTACAAACGTGTAGGTGCTGCTGAATCAAAAGGATACGAAATTGAATTGCAGGGTAGTCCGCTGGCAGGACTGGACGTGAATGCCGGCTATACCTTTACTCTTGCCAAATACCTTCCTTATGCTGACAAGTCACTGACCAATAGTGTAGCTGGCAATATCGTAGCACTGGCACCTAAACATATGGCGAATCTGTGGGCGAACTATCAGCTGAAAGGCTGGAGCGTTGGTGCAGGTGCCAACTATATGAGCGATACCTATACCAATAGTGCCAACACCTATGTATTACATGCTTACACCACCATCGATGCCGCACTGGGTTACCAGTTTGGCAAGCTAGGACTGCGTCTGAATGTAAACAATCTGGCGAATGAGAAATACTTTGCCAACGCCATTTATTCCAACCAGTTTTATCCGGGTGCTACCCGCAATTATTTGCTGACACTGAAGTATGCTTTATAA
- a CDS encoding dipeptidase: MKSLSAWSRREFLTAISGTGAAMMLNPLSSWAIGDIDPRVAAIVAATYGIDTHNHVDVPLIKEDIPGPDIDLAGEMKRSGLSAICMTFAVDYKKLDPNGEAYDRFLNGLTAMDAELAKNKMKRALNMEDLRKAKKKKQPIVIQSVEGAHWLEGKVERVEVGYKRGLRHLTLLHDSDASVPLGDVYTNEPAFGGLTKFGADVIRECNRLGILVDLAHCDGNTVAMALKVAAQPVFISHTGLNTQLGNNPGMAKMMYKRLISKENAKVVANAGGVIGVWTHLADTPLEYAQNIRALVDIVGVDHVCIGTDTKMTPPYHKPGAQSGFGGGPGGEHKGGPDGDHKSGPDSKHKGDPDGDHKSGPDSEHKGGPDSDQNKPKDNGPQKPRVGERTNLAWADQNVGFYYAVVDAMLKTGFNEEEIGKIGGGNFCRVFDAATKK; encoded by the coding sequence ATGAAATCTCTTTCAGCATGGTCCCGGCGGGAGTTCCTAACCGCCATATCCGGGACAGGGGCAGCCATGATGCTAAACCCTTTATCATCATGGGCTATCGGTGACATAGATCCTCGTGTAGCAGCTATCGTAGCAGCTACTTACGGAATTGACACACATAATCACGTAGACGTTCCTTTGATCAAAGAAGATATTCCTGGCCCCGATATTGACCTGGCAGGAGAAATGAAACGCTCTGGTTTATCGGCTATCTGCATGACCTTTGCGGTTGACTACAAGAAATTAGATCCTAACGGAGAAGCGTATGATCGCTTTCTGAATGGCCTGACAGCTATGGATGCTGAACTGGCTAAGAACAAGATGAAACGGGCCCTGAACATGGAGGACCTGCGCAAAGCGAAGAAGAAAAAACAGCCGATTGTGATTCAGTCTGTTGAAGGCGCACACTGGCTGGAAGGAAAGGTGGAAAGAGTGGAAGTAGGTTATAAACGCGGATTACGTCATCTTACTTTATTACACGACAGCGATGCATCTGTACCTTTGGGTGATGTGTATACAAATGAACCTGCGTTTGGTGGGCTGACTAAGTTTGGTGCAGATGTGATCAGGGAATGTAACAGGTTAGGTATACTGGTGGACCTCGCGCATTGCGATGGGAACACGGTGGCTATGGCATTGAAGGTGGCTGCACAACCGGTGTTTATATCTCATACAGGGTTGAATACACAGTTGGGGAATAATCCCGGGATGGCGAAGATGATGTACAAAAGGCTCATCAGCAAGGAGAATGCGAAGGTAGTGGCAAATGCAGGTGGCGTGATTGGCGTGTGGACGCATCTGGCGGATACGCCGTTGGAGTATGCACAGAATATCAGGGCATTAGTGGATATTGTAGGAGTGGATCATGTGTGTATCGGTACGGATACGAAGATGACGCCTCCCTATCACAAGCCCGGTGCTCAATCTGGATTTGGCGGAGGACCCGGTGGTGAGCACAAAGGAGGTCCTGATGGCGATCATAAAAGCGGACCAGATAGCAAGCACAAAGGCGACCCCGATGGGGATCATAAAAGCGGACCAGATAGCGAGCACAAAGGTGGCCCTGATAGTGATCAAAACAAACCTAAAGATAATGGCCCGCAAAAACCACGTGTTGGCGAACGCACCAATCTTGCATGGGCTGATCAAAATGTAGGCTTCTATTACGCAGTGGTGGATGCAATGCTCAAAACAGGTTTTAATGAAGAAGAAATAGGTAAAATAGGTGGTGGTAATTTCTGCCGTGTATTTGATGCTGCTACAAAAAAATAA
- a CDS encoding HNH endonuclease, producing MRPVTKIGWPQEGGNPKSYNPHTKAKTDLEGHLGCYCSYCEVFSSDLEVEHVISRDLDNTLSHDWNNFLVACGRCNGKDNKSNRNVDLTIMHFPHRNNTFLSFKYEEGGYVKVNPDLDGTASFTHAENMLNLVGLDKIPGNPKYPNLNQNDTRWKHRRVAWEWAVKYLPKFESGELSPVEVAEFASQKGFFSVWYSVFSAHEEVRQALINIFTGTATNCFDPANGYQPIPRNSANIADPI from the coding sequence ATGAGACCAGTAACTAAAATTGGATGGCCTCAGGAAGGTGGCAATCCTAAATCATATAATCCACACACAAAAGCTAAAACAGACCTTGAAGGTCATTTGGGTTGCTATTGTAGTTATTGCGAAGTTTTTAGTTCAGACCTTGAGGTTGAGCATGTAATTTCCAGAGATCTGGATAACACACTTTCACACGATTGGAATAATTTTTTGGTGGCATGTGGAAGATGTAATGGAAAGGACAATAAGTCAAATAGGAATGTTGACTTAACAATTATGCATTTCCCTCATCGGAATAACACCTTTCTTTCATTCAAGTATGAAGAAGGAGGTTATGTCAAAGTCAACCCAGACTTAGATGGTACAGCTTCTTTTACTCATGCAGAAAATATGCTGAATTTGGTCGGGTTAGATAAGATACCAGGCAATCCTAAATACCCAAATCTTAATCAAAACGACACAAGATGGAAACATAGGAGAGTCGCTTGGGAGTGGGCAGTCAAGTATTTACCCAAATTTGAAAGTGGGGAATTGTCGCCAGTTGAAGTTGCTGAGTTTGCATCTCAAAAGGGCTTCTTTTCTGTTTGGTACTCTGTTTTTAGTGCACATGAAGAAGTGAGGCAAGCACTCATTAACATCTTTACTGGAACTGCAACAAATTGTTTTGATCCGGCCAATGGCTATCAACCTATTCCCCGTAACTCTGCCAATATTGCTGACCCCATCTAA
- a CDS encoding AAA family ATPase — translation MNIESITIQNFRNIGKERTFFLNRHFTAFIGINGKGKSTILNALRVASGSYFLGIPNSEVKSRHIHKDEIRFTESDYQLVPQFPVKVEATGTFPGSDNPITWRRQWLEGKSSSTTKHSDVGSIKDIAMSNYHEVTKEGNDKIPLPLIAFLGISRAVGAGRVTPQSRIQKLGRVIFREGYQDWDEMRAVKFHYPEWLGRYDMLLKQQKEYTGTKGAFFTAIRKANPYISQLEFSAGELWVKVKIDDEESNLLPLSLHSDGVHYFTEMVAELAYRCIVLNGFKEEKAIDEATGIVMIDELDLHLHPKWQRHVVNDLKTAFPNIQFVVTTHSPFIVQSLKSEELIILDEQIKKDGDPDMKGIEDVAANEMGVEDVPRSEAFLEMQKVAEEYYALIKQGKTSITDKETAILRNKLNELEERFSNDPAFVASLRIERQANDL, via the coding sequence ATGAATATAGAAAGCATCACTATACAAAACTTCAGGAATATTGGAAAGGAACGAACCTTTTTCCTGAACAGGCATTTTACAGCTTTTATCGGTATTAACGGTAAAGGCAAATCAACCATTCTCAATGCCTTGCGTGTGGCGAGTGGTTCTTATTTTTTAGGCATCCCAAACTCAGAGGTAAAGTCACGGCATATTCACAAAGATGAAATTCGTTTCACTGAATCAGATTATCAACTTGTACCTCAGTTCCCGGTCAAAGTAGAAGCAACAGGAACATTCCCAGGCAGTGATAATCCTATAACATGGCGGAGGCAATGGTTGGAAGGTAAATCTTCCTCAACAACCAAGCATTCAGATGTTGGGAGTATTAAGGATATAGCAATGTCCAATTATCATGAAGTAACCAAAGAAGGTAACGATAAAATCCCTTTGCCTCTAATTGCTTTTTTGGGCATTTCTCGTGCCGTTGGTGCAGGTCGTGTTACCCCACAGAGTCGCATTCAAAAATTAGGTCGGGTTATTTTCCGTGAAGGTTATCAGGATTGGGATGAGATGAGAGCCGTTAAATTTCATTACCCGGAATGGCTGGGTCGTTATGATATGCTGTTAAAGCAGCAGAAGGAATACACAGGTACAAAAGGTGCCTTTTTTACTGCAATAAGGAAAGCAAACCCATACATAAGCCAGCTTGAGTTTAGTGCCGGAGAATTGTGGGTAAAAGTGAAAATAGATGACGAAGAAAGCAATCTTTTACCGCTTAGCTTGCATAGTGATGGTGTTCATTATTTCACGGAAATGGTAGCAGAATTGGCTTATCGTTGTATTGTCTTGAATGGATTTAAAGAAGAAAAAGCGATTGATGAAGCAACTGGCATAGTCATGATTGATGAATTGGACTTGCATCTTCACCCCAAGTGGCAACGCCATGTAGTCAATGACTTGAAAACAGCTTTCCCCAATATCCAATTTGTTGTAACCACACATTCACCTTTTATTGTTCAATCGCTGAAGTCTGAAGAATTAATAATTCTTGATGAGCAAATTAAAAAGGATGGAGACCCTGACATGAAAGGGATAGAGGATGTTGCGGCAAATGAAATGGGTGTTGAAGATGTGCCACGTAGCGAAGCATTTTTAGAAATGCAGAAGGTTGCTGAAGAATACTATGCCTTAATAAAACAAGGTAAGACAAGCATAACAGATAAAGAAACAGCGATTTTGAGAAACAAATTGAATGAATTGGAGGAACGTTTCTCGAATGACCCTGCCTTTGTCGCATCATTACGAATAGAAAGACAAGCTAACGATTTATGA
- a CDS encoding type I restriction-modification system subunit M N-terminal domain-containing protein, giving the protein MNYIQHNQIVNFIWGIADDVLRDVYTRSKYRDIILPFTVLRRLDALLERSQTCY; this is encoded by the coding sequence ATGAACTATATCCAACATAATCAAATAGTCAATTTTATCTGGGGTATTGCCGATGATGTGCTTCGAGATGTTTATACACGGAGCAAATACAGAGACATTATACTTCCGTTCACGGTATTACGCAGGTTGGATGCTTTGCTGGAGAGAAGCCAAACCTGTTATTAA